The following proteins come from a genomic window of Canis lupus dingo isolate Sandy chromosome 20, ASM325472v2, whole genome shotgun sequence:
- the ZNF501 gene encoding zinc finger protein 501: MSSSQIPLHMNPQSRNMRKKPSKCSECGKFFTQRSSLTQHQRIHTGEKPYICNECGTCFRKQSNLTQHLRIHTGEKPYKCIECEKAFQTKAILVQHLRIHTGEKPYKCMECGKAFCQSPSLIKHLRIHTGEKPYKCIECGKAFSQSICLTRHQRSHSGDKPYKCNECGKAFNQSTCLMQHQRIHSGEKPYTCTKCGKAFTQNSSLVEHERTHTGEKLYKCSECEKTFRKQAHLSEHYRIHTGEKPYECVECGKSFRHSSALVRHQRLHAGE; this comes from the coding sequence ATGAGTTCCAGCCAGATTCCACTGCACATGAACCCTCAGAGTCGTAACATGCGGAAGAAACCTTCAAAGtgtagtgaatgtgggaaattctTTACTCAGAGATCATCTCTTACCCAGCATCAGAGGATTCACACGGGAGAGAAGCCCTACATATGTAATGAGTGTGGAACTTGTTTCCGTAAACAGTCAAATCTTACTCAACATTTGagaattcacacaggagagaaaccatataaatgtATCGAATGCGAGAAAGCCTTTCAAACAAAAGCAATCCTTGTTCAGCATctgagaattcatactggagagaaaccctataaatgcATGGAATGTGGCAAAGCCTTTTGTCAGAGTCCATCCCTTATCAAACACCTgcgaattcatactggagagaaaccgtATAAATGCATCGAATGTGGCAAAGCCTTTAGTCAAAGCATTTGCCTTACTCGTCACCAGAGAAGTCATTCTGGAGATAAACCTTATaagtgtaatgaatgtgggaaagcctttaatCAGAGTACATGCCTCATGCAGCATCAGAGaattcattcaggagagaagcCTTACACATGTACTAAATGTGGTAAAGCCTTCACTCAGAACTCCTCCCTTGTTGAGCATGAGagaactcacactggagagaaacttTACAAGTGTAGTGAGTGTGAAAAAACTTTCCGCAAACAAGCACACCTTAGTGAACATTacagaattcacactggagaaaaaccttatgaatgtgttgaatgtgggaaatccttcAGACACAGCTCAGCGCTTGTTCGACACCAGAGACTTCATGCTGGAGAATAA